From Anopheles funestus chromosome 3RL, idAnoFuneDA-416_04, whole genome shotgun sequence, a single genomic window includes:
- the LOC125771881 gene encoding UDP-glycosyltransferase UGT5-like: protein MVVGSRSLVARTALAVIVLANIFDTSSAANILAVFPSISKTNYIFGQVLFEALAAKGHNLTIVSPFEIQYAYENIRQLRITGLFNHIEDYGLHANVFTKRDKSSFYGNTNLIYGTAAMADYTLGHPKLQELLKNPNETFDLLILDQVLCESLLGLAYHYGVPAIVYSADASNKYTNEMVGNPHNPAYNPIPSLGYSDRMHLVQRVWNTFVSICEQFNYRYIYLPSQEAVYQRYFSLRNQPPLLDLIHNVSLVMVNSHPVINFARPLVPNMIEIGGAHIRQLEDTGFSQDVINWVEKAKNGVIYFSMGTNIRSADFPDSLREAFVGAFSKLNQVLIIWKWENATLPNQSANVIIGPWMPQQQLLAHPNVRLHITHGGLLSMMETVHYGKPILGLPLAGDQEILVNRAVEAGYGLKLDYQNVTEDGVLDAINQILNEPEFRYAAMKASRQFSEQPLKPMDKVLYYVDYVLKKDSGINYMRSGALYLSFWPRHVVDVASILVLITMIPVGLFATLIQIILRKTHERKLKNLSDVGKAVSNGKSLVKDAKKKRN, encoded by the exons ATGGTCGTCGGAAGTAGATCTCTGGTGGCCCGTACTGCATTGGCGGTGATCGTACTAGCTAACATATTCGACACCTCAAGTGCCGCCAATATTCTGGCCGTGTTTCCAAGCATCAGCAAAACTAATTATATCTTCGGTCAGGTTCTGTTTGAGGCACTCGCTGCAAAAGGCCATAAT CTAACTATTGTAAGTCCATTTGAGATCCAGTATGCGTACGAGAACATTCGACAGCTGAGGATAACCGGCCTGTTTAACCATATCGAAG ATTATGGACTGCACGCAAACGTGTTTACCAAGCGAGACAAATCTAGCTTCTATGGTAATACCAATCTCATCTACGGCACGGCAGCAATGGCCGACTATACGTTGGGCCATCCGAAGCTGCAAGAGCTGCTGAAGAACCCGAACGAGACCTTTGACCTGCTAATCCTGGATCAGGTGCTGTGCGAAAGTTTACTCGG GTTGGCTTATCATTACGGTGTGCCGGCGATTGTGTACAGCGCGGATGCCTCCAACAAGTATACGAACGAGATGGTAGGGAATCCGCACAATCCAGCCTACAATCCGATTCCTTCGCTGGGGTACTCCGATCGAATGCATTTGGTACAGCGAGTGTGGAACACATTCGTTTCCATCTGCGAGCAGTTTAACTACCGGTACATTTACCTTCCCTCTCAAGAAGCAGTTTACCAACGGTATTTTTCGCTGCGCAACCAACCACCTCTGCTAGATCTCATCCACAACGTTAGTCTGGTAATGGTCAATAGCCATCCAGTGATTAACTTTGCCCGCCCGCTTGTACCGAACATGATCGAGATTGGTGGAGCACACATCAGACAGCTCGAGGATACGGGCTTCTCGCAGGATGTGATCAATTGGGTGGAAAAGGCCAAGAATGGAGTCATCTACTTCAGCATGGGCACCAATATTCGGTCGGCAGATTTCCCCGACAGCTTGCGGGAAGCATTTGTGGGCGCATTTAGCAAGCTTAACCAGGTGTTGATCATCTGGAAGTGGGAAAATGCAACTCTACCGAATCAGTCGGCGAATGTGATCATTGGACCGTGGATgccacagcaacagctgctcGCCCATCCAAATGTGCGGCTGCACATTACGCACGGCGGATTGCTTAGCATGATGGAGACAGTGCACTACGGTAAACCGATCTTGGGTTTACCGCTTGCAGGAGATCAAGAGATCCTTGTCAACCGAGCGGTAGAAGCTGGTTACGGTTTAAAGCTTGATTATCAAAATGTTACCGAGGATGGTGTGTTGGATGCGATTAATCAAATTCTCAACGAACCAGA atTCCGCTATGCTGCGATGAAAGCATCCCGACAGTTTAGTGAGCAACCGCTAAAACCTATGGACAAAGTCCTTTATTACGTTGACTACGTGCTAAAGAAGGACAGTGGCATCAATTACATGCGCAGTGGAGCACTGTATCTATCATTCTGGCCCCGACACGTTGTGGACGTTGCCTCCATACTGGTGCTAATCACCATGATTCCGGTGGGATTGTTTGCCACACTGATTCAAATTATTCTGCGAAAAACTCACGAACGaaagttgaaaaatttatctGACGTGGGTAAAGCCGTATCAAATGGAAAATCGTTGGTAAAAGATGCTAAAAAGAAGCGCAACTGA